The Delphinus delphis chromosome 2, mDelDel1.2, whole genome shotgun sequence genome contains a region encoding:
- the RAB2B gene encoding ras-related protein Rab-2B isoform X3, with protein MVNIDGKQIKLQIWDTAGQESFRSITRSYYRGAAGALLVYDITRRETFNHLTSWLEDARQHSSSNMVIMLIGNKSDLESRRDVKREEGEAFAREHGLIFMETSAKTACNVEEAFINTAKEIYRKIQQGLFDVHNEVGTTASFLLQANGIKIGPQQCISTSVGPSASQRSSRDMGSDSGCC; from the exons GCTGGACAAGAATCCTTCCGTTCTATCACCCGTTCCTACTACAGGGGAGCAGCCGGAGCACTGCTGGTGTACGACATTACAAG GCGTGAAACCTTCAACCACTTGACCTCATGGTTAGAGGATGCCCGGCAGCACTCTAGCTCCAACATGGTTATCATGCTGATTGGGAATAAgag TGACTTAGAATCCCGTAGGGATgtgaagagagaagagggagaggccTTTGCTCGGGAGCATGGACTTATATTCATGGAAACGTCAGCCAAAACAGCCTGCAATGTTGAAGAG GCCTTCATTAACACAGCCAAAGAAATATATAGGAAGATCCAGCAGGGTTTATTTGATGTCCACAATGAG GTGGGAACTACTGCCTCTTTTCTTCTACAGGCAAATGGCATCAAGATTGGCCCCCAGCAGTGTATTTCAACGTCAGTGGGACCCAGTGCCTCCCAGCGGAGCTCTCGTGACATGGGGTCCGACTCTGGCTGCTGCTGA